The DNA window CGATTTAGCTTTGTTCTGACATTTTTTTCAGAATTTGAACGACTCTTTCTTTTTTGTCTGGGTGTCACCAAATTAGGTTTTTTATCAGAATCACTGGCATAAGGGTTTTTACTGCTTTTGAACTGAAAACGAACCGGAGTGCCTTCCAGTCTTAACACTTTCGTAAATGTGTTCTCCAAAAAGCGTTTGTAAGAATCCGGTAGTGATTTTGTCTGGTTGCCATGCACAATAAACAGAGGTGGATTTTTTCCGCCTTGATGCGCATAACGCAGCTTTATACGTCGACCATGAACCAGTGGCGGTTGATTTTGATCAACCACATCTTCGAGAATTTGCGTTAAACGTGGTGTCGGCACCTTGATCATTGCTGAGCGATATGCTTTTTGTGCAAACTTGAACAGATCACCGACCCCCGTACCATGCAGTGCTGAAATAAAATGAATTCTGGCAAAACCAACAAATGACAGTTTAAAGTCCAGCATTCGTTTGATCTCTTTACGCTTTTCAGAACTCAGGCCATCCCACTTATTAACAGCAATAATCAATGCACGACCACTTTCCAGCACATAACCAAGCAACCGGGCATCCTGATCACTCACCTCTTTATGTGCATCCAGAACCAATATGACCACATTAGATTCTTCAATGGCTTTAAGTGTTTTGATGACGCTGAATTTTTCCAGCATATCATTCACTTTACTGCGCCTTCGCACCCCTGCGGTATCAATCAAGGTATATTTTTGCTCACCACGTACAAACGGAATAAAAATACTGTCTCGTGTTGTACCAGGTTTGTCGTAAACCACCACGCGATCTTCGCCCAGCATACGATTAACCAAGGTTGATTTACCCACATTCGGGCGACCAATAATTCCTAGCTTAATGCCACGATCGACTTTATTATCATCACCCTCTTCTTCAGGAAAGAGTTTAAACACTTCATCAAGAAGATCTTGAACACCCTCGCCATGTGCTGATGAAATTGCGATAGATTCACCCAGGCCAAGCGCTTGAAATTCAGCTGATACAATATCGTCGTTGAGCCTTTCAGTTTTATTGACAACCAAAAACAGCGGTTTACTTAAACAACGTAACCGTTCAGCCAGCACCTCATCAATGGTGGAAAGCCCTTCTCGACCATCCACCAGAAAAAAAACAGCATCCGCCTCCTCAGCAGCCATCCAGGATTGCTCGGCCATGACAACATCAATCCCCCTGTTTTTTTCTGAGAGGCCACCTGTATCAATGACAGAATAAGGGCGATCTCCCAAACGTCCTTTCCCGTAAATACGGTCGCGTGTCAGACCAGGCTGGTTTGCCACCAATGCATCACGTGTGCGGGTTAAACGATTAAAAAGTGTTGATTTACCCACATTAGGGCGGCCGACCAAGGCAAAAACAGGGTTCATATACTCAGCAATGTCATAAAATGTGAAAAGTTAATATGAATCATTTTTTCAGAAATAAAGTGTAGTTATTGAACATAATAATTTCCGTTTAATCAGCTAAACGCAATGCAGTGAGCGTACCACTCTTGCCAACGATATAAAGCACTCCATCAGCCACAACAGGGTCACCGAAAATACCTGACTTATCAACCCGGTAACGAGAAAAAAAGGATCCTTCCTTTTGTGACAACAAGTGTATGTAACCTTCGTAATCCGAGACAACAACATAATCATCCAAAATAACGGGGGCACTTAATTGACGGCCATGTAACTTTTCCTGTCGCCATAATGAAGCTCCTCCTCTTTGACTCAATGCCCACAGATGGCTTTGTTCATCAGTGATAAAAAGCTGCGTCTCATTGATCGCCATATTTTTAAAAGTAGAGATATTATGTGCCCAAAGAACTGCACCGCTGAACTGACCGACCGCCGCCACACGGCCTTGAAAGGTTGCAACATAAATGACTTCTGAACCCAGCAGCGGAGCACTATCAATATCGACCATACGTTCCAACTCTGACCGCCCCTCTGGAATCGCGATCGTTGCCTCCCATAGAATTTCCCCATCTTTTTGAGACACTGCAAGCATTTTACCATTAGCAAAACCG is part of the Gammaproteobacteria bacterium genome and encodes:
- the der gene encoding ribosome biogenesis GTPase Der, translating into MNPVFALVGRPNVGKSTLFNRLTRTRDALVANQPGLTRDRIYGKGRLGDRPYSVIDTGGLSEKNRGIDVVMAEQSWMAAEEADAVFFLVDGREGLSTIDEVLAERLRCLSKPLFLVVNKTERLNDDIVSAEFQALGLGESIAISSAHGEGVQDLLDEVFKLFPEEEGDDNKVDRGIKLGIIGRPNVGKSTLVNRMLGEDRVVVYDKPGTTRDSIFIPFVRGEQKYTLIDTAGVRRRSKVNDMLEKFSVIKTLKAIEESNVVILVLDAHKEVSDQDARLLGYVLESGRALIIAVNKWDGLSSEKRKEIKRMLDFKLSFVGFARIHFISALHGTGVGDLFKFAQKAYRSAMIKVPTPRLTQILEDVVDQNQPPLVHGRRIKLRYAHQGGKNPPLFIVHGNQTKSLPDSYKRFLENTFTKVLRLEGTPVRFQFKSSKNPYASDSDKKPNLVTPRQKRKSRSNSEKNVRTKLNRKKSGR